The Chryseobacterium geocarposphaerae genome window below encodes:
- a CDS encoding Sec-independent protein translocase subunit TatA/TatB: MELSIGEMALIAVAIVVLFGPDKLPQIARDLGAGVRKMRGAVEDIKTEIMKETDNPVSEIKREIEKVKDAAKDFNPMKDIEKDILTEPSSTKTEQVQIKPSEDETYEGPVSR, from the coding sequence ATGGAATTAAGCATTGGAGAAATGGCATTGATTGCCGTAGCAATCGTTGTATTATTCGGACCGGATAAACTTCCTCAGATTGCGCGTGACTTGGGAGCAGGCGTAAGAAAAATGCGTGGTGCAGTGGAAGACATCAAAACGGAGATCATGAAAGAAACCGATAATCCTGTTTCTGAGATCAAGCGTGAGATTGAAAAAGTAAAAGATGCTGCCAAAGATTTTAATCCCATGAAAGATATTGAAAAAGATATCTTAACCGAACCTTCTTCCACGAAAACAGAGCAGGTGCAAATTAAACCTTCAGAGGATGAAACGTATGAAGGACCTGTAAGCAGATAA